The Scatophagus argus isolate fScaArg1 chromosome 4, fScaArg1.pri, whole genome shotgun sequence DNA window GAAAAGTTGGCAATTCTGTATTAATATCAGGAAAGAATTGGAATTGATTTACATCTTGCAAACAATATaatttatattacattatataatTACAGTGTGAAACACTAATTGAACAATTTCAGTGCAAACAGCTGTCATATGGTAACTCCTTCCTCAAGAAATAAAAGTAGCTTGAATTTGCTTCAAATGGACCCACAGTACTTGATAAAGGACATATACATGGAGCACATCGCTGtgacacagatgaaaacagtgttgtgtgtgcttaCCCCTGTCCTCTACAAGACAGGAAGTAGTTGCCAGAGGAGGAAGACGGGACAAAGGCTCTGAGACGAAGACCTTGTCCCCCCACTCTGCCCTGTCCTCTGCGATCACCTTCACCTGTTACAGATGTAGAAAGAGGCAGGGGTGACCTCACTAGCAACAGTAGGGTAACATTTCGCCATATTTAAATAGAGGCAGGGTCTATCATGAAATACCTTCACTCACACAACAGTTATAGCCTATGTATAAACATGCATGAAATCACCAGTAAGCATAAATTATGTTGACAGAGTCAAGGAATGTAGCCCGTTTGATCATCACAGTACTTAAGTAGTTTTGCTGTACTTCTATTTAAGTACTGGACCCTTTTCTAGCCATACTTTACTCAAGCCTTTTTGCTAGTTTTCTTAAAGATGCACAAGCAACCCAAAGTAGTCACtttggaatgagactcaacaatccACTATCTTTCTTCCAAACTGCTGAACCAAACTTAAAAGGTAAATGGCTGCCACATGCTGGACTGTAAATAATCTTTGATTGTTAGAGGAACTGCAGAAGTCACTAAAGAAAACATGTcgtaagagagaaagaaagcactTACAGCACTGGGCAGGAGCTCTGGGTCCAGGCCATAACGAGACTCAGAGTTAGGGGACTGCACAGAGAAAACTTTAATGACTCACTCTCAAagtttgacttctttttttttttttttttaacacaaacacctttttggtgaaattttgtttttcttgactgCTTATTCAATAAAAGACATGTCTTTGTTCtagacagcagaaaaaacaaaatgtcccttatgtttttttgttccatAAACTTTTTAGTGCTGAGGCTTAAAGGAAAATtacctcaaaatcaaaaatttatttcaggcaaaaacaacaatcatTCTCTGCTTCTAGCTTCTTCAATATGGGGGTCTGCAGGTTTTTCTGACTTACAGCAGtgcaaactgaatatctttgggttttgggctgCTGGTTGAACAAAACACCTCTGAAGATGTCAACTTCGAACTTCTATACTGTCACATTCTGAGGCAAAAGATAGATTGATTTTGAGTAGATAATCTGCAGGTACATCGATCAGGGAGATAATAGTTTATGGTAGTAATTATCTCTACTTTGAAGAGTTTTAATGCTGTTATTGTATTACCCGCACCTGTGGAGCGGTCCTCCTGTCTAGTGCAGTCGATTTGGGAACAAACTCATTTATGGTTcctgagaaaacagagaagttAGACAATGAAAGATGATTTGAAAAGAGAGATACAGACTAGAGTATTATGTTATGAATTCTGAGGGTTTTGTTCACTGCAACTCTGAAAGAATAAAAGATGTACTTTGATGAGTACAGTGGTGATTTACACCCTGGATGAAAGGGCTAATCTGTGATGCTCTACCGGACTGTTTAATCGATGTGTTTTTCTCCTACAGTGTCATGCTGTACAATGTGGGCTAGCTCATCTTTAAATTAATCCTTAATCCATCATATAATTCCATCATAATTATATAGTACATATGAACTAACCTCCAGAGTGTGGTGGAAGTGTCCACTGAGGCTGCTGTTGGATAGGTGAGGTAGGTGAGGCATGACTATGGGTGTATCCAACAGAGGACTCCACATTTGCTCTCTCAAATGCAGCTCGAGGTGTGCACTGTGGACTCTGGCTTACACATTGTCCAAATGGCGGAGTGTGGGGCAGCTGTTCTTGATGTGGTGACTGAGGGCCATTCTGTGGAGTGTGGTGTGCGTATGGGGGTTGGAAAGGGGAAGATAGTGCTTGGTAAGGGCTGCAAGGGGAGTAAAATGGCATTTGATGTGTCTTGCAAGGCTGTGTCCCTTCATTcagaagagggagagaacatGGAGGTATATTTTTTCCTTGGCTTGCAACTGGAACCACAGATGAAACATGAGCAGCAGGAATGATTCGCTGACCCCTCTGATTAGTATTGTGAGCATACAGTGAGCTGTGATGAGTGTTGTTTCCAGAGGAAAGGGAGTTGGTGTCGCTATAGTAGCCCTGGTTGGACGCCTGCAGGTGGTCATAGCAGGGTCTTTGGTCGGAGGGCGAGCCCAGGCTAAGATGCTGAAAGCTGTGCAGAGGGTTGCAGGGGGTCCCTTGAGGTGAAGCTGGGGACCAGCCGTTCTGGCCCGCCCACTGCTGAGAGGGTCTCTGGCTTTGATTGGCTGTGGGGACGTCCATCATCCTCCATGCCAATCACTGATAGGTGCGTTTCTCCTGGGAGCTGGGACCTAGcaatgcaacaaaaaaacacgAAGAGTCGATCATCACGGTCGTGATGTgactgtctcagctctgtttcCACACAGGCCGGAATCTTATGGTCACCGCGGACAGCTTTAGGCTACCTGCAATGCATAAATAGCTAAATTTAGCTTTGTTGTGAAATTACTCATTTTGGAAATCGTCCGCCCTTGTCATTATAGCTATTAACGTCGATCATACCTGCAGACTAACGAAATTACATGAGCATACGATTATGATGGCACAGCGTCCAAACATTCAAACGATGAACAGCCTTTCTGTCGAATTGTTCAACGTTATATTAGCTAAGTTCACAACATGAGTCACTGACACAGAGGTGTCATGGATCATGGAAACGTCTCGACATGGTCATTGGCTGTTAATGGCTCCACATAAACagacatggaaaataaaaagctcCACCTGAAGGACACAATGTTAAGTAGCGTTAGTGAAAGACTAAAGACGATACCTTTGGACATCAGCGGAAACAGGAGGCACTTGTTCGCCAAAGTTACTAACGTTAATGTTAGCATCTTCACTTCCCCACCTCTGCGACGAAGGCGAAACACTTTAGGATGAAATTTATTAGCAGGTCGTCTTTACGATATAATAAGATGTAACTCCATGAGGACAAACCGTTATATGAAGCCGCAACACAACCGGTTACATTCAAGAACCAGGGCCTTTGCTATAGTGTTGGTGTCATGTtagcaaaaatcaaaacaaggcTTTTCCGGCttccctttcaaaataaataccCGCAATActcaaatacaataaataacattaaaaacaccGAATTAAAAAGCTATATGCTGTTGCggcagtaaataaataatacagagaggggttttttttcaataaattgcAGTTGCTGTCTCCACGTAGTGGAGGACACAATCAACAGATATTCACCATTTTAAGGTATCATACTAACTGAAGAAACTCCATTTTACACAAGCTACTTTTTAATTCCACGACATGTCAGAAGATAATATTGTaccttttactccactacattcaTTTAACCACTAGAATTACtaagtgtaaaataaatgtaaccATGTAAGGCAGTATAAAGTAATATTACTTCAATGTGCTAGACTACAATATAAAAATGGTGTGAAATATATctacaaagtgaaacaaaatacaGCATACCAGTGTAccaaacagaataataaaatacCAGATAACACCGAAGTTAACGTGCAGCTCCAAAACTTAATTAGCCATCAGATAAATTTGTAAAACACATTATTCGTCAGTATTTATGAGCTGCCTCTGTTCAAATGAACTTAATACAATGAAGCAATGAAACAAATTTTTCAATCAACAACATATCACATCCATAATAGATGAAAATGTCCATTACTCTGCTGTGGTTCCAGAACgaacaaaactaaaatacaaactaaaACACCAAACTAAGTTATCATGATGACATTAAATGCAACATCACAGGTTTGATTTCAGTCAGCGACCTTTGTTGCAAGCACCCGCCCTGAACTCAACTGTTTCCCGtctgcctcttctctctcagtctgtccagcagGACTGCTGAAAATGCTGTTCTTCCACTTGTCCTGACCAGTTGTGGTTTGTGGACGTAGTTTGGGAACTTCCACCTTGTCTTTTTAGTGTAGTGATCCTGTTTCTGACATAGTCCTTCACACCTTTCCACGAACGGGCCCTCAGTGCTTCTGGCTCAGCCTCAAGACACTGGATGCAGTCATTTTTCTGAGGGACCTTGTGTCCTTGAATGAAGCGCATCATGTGTCTTTCAACAGCTTGGACCTCTGCTTCCTCCCATTTATGTTTACTATTGTTTTGGATGGCTGTGGGGTAAGAGGGAAAAGAGTTACGTATGCCATGACTAAAAAGAAACCATGAAAAACTTCTCCAAAAGAACCAATAAGTTTCTTTCATAACAATAACAGTCTTAATCTTATGGTTTAATTAAATGTTAGTCAAAGGCAGTTCTTACTGTCATCACAACCACATTTGTACTACTGATGTCTACATTTGTTATTAAAGACACAAAATCCAAATCCTATCTATCTTCACCGTCCATTTTTCCTTCTGACATGCTTTGATATTAAACAAAGCTTGGACAAGTGTAATTCAATACTGTCATGAACAGTAAATGACAGTTTTTGGGAATAACAACTCGTCTTTGATTTTCATGAATGATTCTGCAATGTGTGGCCTTTCTTAAAGTTGAGGGGTATGACATCAGAGTTCAGGATTTAAActataattattttattcatctaAACATGAAATGGGGTAATGAGATAGACTGAAAGGGGCAGAATGTCATCAGATACACCACCAGACTCCACCACTAGGGATTCAAAATATATTTGGATAATTACTTGTTTCCCACGGCCAATAACAATAAGTGAGAAACATATGCTCTTAACTTAGACTATAGTTAAGGTATTGAAAAATCaccagaaaagtgtttttgcaaaACATCATGATGGTACAGTGAAATTggaccttttggatataaaatgtcatcacttcatcctTTCATCCTATTAGACATCGCTGTGAAATGTTGTTATAATTatggctaaaaatgtgttttgcaagGTCACACAGATTTTGACTatcaaaatctaatcagttcatgGTCTCCAACAGGATATTTGggccaaatttgaaaaaattcaCTTGAGGCATTCCTGAGATACCACATTCACAAGAaagggacagaggaagagactgaTGTGCAGACttatattctgcatatatagatattcttgaatttccctcgggatcaataaagtatctatctagaCGGGGTGGGTGGACGGacaaacaacccaaaaacataacACCTCTATGGAAGCACAAATAGATAGAATGGCCATTAATGAGCACCGTTACCTTTTTCGCTTGACTTGACTGATTTTTGAGGTACCGTCTTGTTGGCGTGTGTTCTTGCTCCGTGTTTTTGCTCATGGAAAAACGCTCCTGGTTCACAGTTAGCACCGTGACGCCCATTGCTATCCCATGATGCAGCTTCTGGTCCCCTCTCTATATTGAAGACAAAAAGATAAAGTCTTTAACATATCACATCTACACAAACACCCATTTCACAAGCTTGACATAACTGCACAAAAGCCAGAGAAGGTAGAAAGACGAACCTGAAACCTGACAGGTGACAGAAAAATTCTTACCATCAGATTCCATTTCCACATCATCCAGCTGCATGCTGCCGTTCTGTTGCCAGATTTGGGCTTGATTATTGGGGCCTAAAGTTTggtcatcatcatttttatccaGGTCCATCAGTTGTAGCGTTGTGTAATGCTTCCTGATCTTAGTTGATGTCTGTGCTTCAAGGTCTTTTGCTCCagattttttaacatttttttcagatgtgaTCCTGTTTCTGACGTAGTCCTTCACACCTTTCCATGAACGGGCCCTCAGTGCTTCTGGCTCAGCCTCAAGACACTGGATGCAGTCATTTTTCTGAGGGACCTTGTGTCCTTGAATGAAGCGCATCATGTGTCTTTCAACAGCTTGGACCTCTGCTTCCTCCCATTTATGTTTACTGATTTTTTGGGAGCCTGTAGGTTAAAAGGGAAAAGAGTGAACTAGTGGTATTACTTAAAAAACTCCTCATAACAGTAAAATCTTAAGGTTAACTGAACTAAAGCTGGGCTCAGGCTACAGGAGTTTGGGGCTGATTTATCCCTGATTCATTTCTCCCAAAAATATGAGAAGGAATCTGGTCTGGGGTCCTTGTCAGTATGGATGTTCAGGGTTTACAGATGCACTCTTCAGGCAGCTGCCTATGGAAACATTTAAGCTCAAAACGATGACAGCTCTGTGAACTGATGGCAGCAGTTGTTTCTGCACCTATGAGTAGTATAACTCTGTTCTCCTTAGTTTTTACCCCCGGCTTCACCTCTGAGTTCTTAttcaaaaaaagcacaagacCTTTAAATCTTTCAAATGAGTACAGTTATATTTAACCAAAATACTTTTGTATGACTAGACCTATAGGGAAAGAGCCTTGAGAGTACACATGCctgttaaaacaacacaagacaTCGTGTGATGCAATTCATTTGTATGTCTGTGCACTGCTCACAGCAGCCCACAGTAAGAAGAATAAACAGAATGACTGCTAACGATCACCATGAGCTACCTTTTCTGTCCGACTTGACAGATTTTGTACCAGGATGCTTATTGTGAGTCCACGATCCATCTTGTTGTCTTCTCACAGGTTCTAATCTGTCTGGAttgaagacaaaaagagagattCTTCGTTTAGACATTCCATCCGCATTGAGCAAAGCTACTGAAAAGTGATTAAATTTACAATTCACTATTTAcaattcttcttttcttttggccCTTCACACTACATTTACTTCTCTCTCTGGCCTTTTGGCATTCACACTTCAGAATCatctaaacaaataaaaaaggaaaagaaaactttttacCATCAAAGTCCGTTTCAGTGTCATCCAGCTGCATGCTGTTCTGTCGAAGGGCTCGGACTTGATTATTGGGGCCTAAAATTTGGTTAGCCTCATCTTCATCCAGACTCATGATCTGTAACATTGTTGCGTAATGCTCCCGGATCTTTGCCGATGTCAGCGCTTCAGGATCTTTAGCTCCACACCCTCTGACATATTTTTGGATGCACTCTGATGCATTGTAGGCAGACAGCGCATGTGGTCGGCCAAACAGGAAGGGATTCTCACTTGGGACTCCACATTTCTCCCGAACTTGTACGAAAAGTTCCATAGCAGAAATGAACGATGGTTTTAGCACAACAGGAACCATCCTCCCACACTTCCCTCGTATGTCGACTCTAGGGAAGAATCCACACATGGTTCTTTCCAGATCCGACAAGTGTAAACCCACATCGGCATGCACGTTGGACTTTTTCCTTGACAGAAAATCTTTAAGTTGCAACGACGATACCTCTGTGGTTCTTCTCTTGTTGAAAATTACTGTTCGAGCTAGTACTACCCTGACCAGAGCAACATAGTTTTCTTTAGAGTGACTGTCTCTAAGTTGTTTCTCAGCTAGGTGATGAACGCTTTCCATGTGGAGGCTCAGGCGTTTGACATCTTGAGCAAAGGGCACCTTCTTTGATTTGTTCAATTTAGTTTCTCTGAGTGTTGTTAATGCACCTGCAGAAATGAGCTTGTTCCATTTTTTCTGgtacacagacagaaactgtcGTGCAGACTCTGCCAGACTTGCATCACCACACTTAACTGCGTTACCTTCAACAATAGTACAGACCTTCTGGAGGTGGTAGCCAATCTTGACGGCAAGGGAGGGATTGCTGTACCTTTTAGTTTCTGGATCGTAGCCTGCCAGGACGTTCACTGCAGACACTACGTGTGGGAAGCTTGAGGGAAGAAAGAAGTCCTCCAGTTTCTTAAATGGGGTTATTTTTTGAGCTTCAAGAACAAGTCTTGCTATCTGACGAAGGTTTTGTCTTAAATACTCATGCTTCCTCACATCAGATCCGTACTGATTAAACAAGAGCTCACCAAACTGCAAGATAACCTGGTCATCCATGACAGCTTGTGTAACATCATTGTACATCATCTTGGAAAGAATACTCTTTAAACCATCACTTACGCCAAGGTCCGAAACTTCAAGCACACACTGTGATGCGATAAGCCTTCTCCGGAAATGTGGTTCGTTCCCATTCTTCACTTTCTCTGGGCACAATTTCATGTGTCTGTACAAAGCTTTCTTCGTATAAAAGCCTCGACAGTAAAGACAGTGAAGAAAGTCTCGGGCTTCTCTAGTGTGCTTTGGTCTTTTTCGGACAGCAAGTTGgccttttcctgttttcaagACATCTTTATTATGAGCAAAGTTTCCTTGATTTATCAGTCTGTTCCATATCTTCTGCCTTTCTCTGGATTTTTTTGGATACTGAAACACAACTGCTACCtctgttttgtcactgtgaatCCTCTCAAGATGTCGTGCCATTTTGCTTACTGGCttggagcaaaacaaacagtaattCCTCCTGTCATAAACACGTTGTGCTTGTGAACTTGAACATGGCAACACAAGAGTTTCAGAAGACTTCATATGaacctcttgtgtgtgtgtagttggtTGTTCTTGGTTTGGAGGATGGTTACTTTTGGCCTCAAGCACCACATTTTTCCCTGAGAGAGAAGGTCTTCTGTCTGTGGGGGTTGAGGCACTGCTTCCACTTGATTCGTCTGAAGAACCGTCACCGCGGTCAGATTCATCAAAGTCACTATGACAATTAGGAAAGTAATCGGGATCATTGTCACCCTCTGACTGGTctgagacattttcatttttctggaaaaacagaaagggagaaaagTTCACTTCGAACCTGTGGTTGACATTCCTACtgaaaggtccagtgtgtaggtTTTAGCAGCAACTAGTGCTGCTGAATCAACCGAAAACCCTTTGTCTCACCCTTTTCACCAACCATCATAGGTGAGATTgccaataaaaatacaaaaaaatgaaaaatctgaaagGCCCTCTACAATAGCaatgtttggtttgtctgttctgggctacTGCAGAAACTTTGTACATATATGTCTCAAACatgattcttagtttcaggtcTTCATATTCTCATTGGAAAACATACAGCATATTGGCATCTATAATTTTTATGAAGCAATCTGACTTTGTGAGTTTGGGATATTTTAAACAGCACTGAAGACAGTCAGCTAAAACTGAAGCGACAGCAACTGTGGTAGAAAAATAGCAACGTCATTAATAATTGGGtcattaaatgtcttgttttatcaGGCCAACAATCAAAACccaaaaatgttctgtttctgtcataCAAGACAAggaagcagcaaatcctcacaaaTGACAAGCTCTCACAGGGGATTTTTTGGGGCATTTTGGTACAAAGTTTATAAACCTAATGTTGAAAGGACATACTCAAAACTGAATGGGGGCTATTTCCTAATACATCACATGTTCTTAAACGATCATCTGCTTGATACTATCGCTAAAAATTACCATGTACTACTTGCTAaggtttaaacaaacaaactaccTCTGATTCTGCTTCTGGATTATCTGGTGTATCACAGGTCTCATTCGGTTTCTCACAGGATACAGGGGAAGAATGATCCACTGAAAGAAGCAActgtgactgaaaaataaacaagaggCATGACAAGAAGACAGGAAACGGTGAAGGCCTGAGGCTTAACTATCAATTAATTAATAgcataaaatgtgcaaattaaaGGAAGTTACCTTCGACTTTCCAACAGACGGCTGaacctgctgtgtgctgctggtcTTGTTTTGTTCACACTGGGATGAATCATCCATTGATGGAGGACactaaaaatacagaaaacaatggtattatatttttataagaACATCCGCACTTTGTTGCAAATTAAACTCCAGCACATAAATGCTTAATCTACCTGGAGAGCTGTGTGTGGAGGCTGCCCCTCACCACTGTCATCTGGAGGTACTGATTCCAGCTAAATGGAAAGACCAAGTGAAGTCAGCACAGAGTGATTGTGCTCAAAACTAAACAACTTACAAGTAATACATTATTTTAAACTAGTACCAGGTAGTAATCATCTGAACAAATAATACTGACTTTCTTCAATTTAAACGAACCCCTTAAGACACTTACACATTTATCCAACTCTGCCAATTGCTGAAGCAGTTGTGCGCGCTGATGTAAAAGCACTGAACGCCGCCTCTCACCGTTGGCCTGAAAgcaagaaagaataaaaagttaaaaatatagTCTAAAAGTAATGATCTCTTTTGAAACTCCACAGCTCTGGAAATATCCACATGAAAGGAGCCAAAGGCAAAAGCGACTTAAATGTGTAAGTCACCTTACAATGCGCAGGAGCAAACAGCTACACGTCACAGCAACAACACTACGATAAATTTCTGTGCTGTTCATTTCCTCACCGGAGGAGTGTTTCCCTCCTGCGAAGACTCTTTGTTAGGATGAGCAACTGCATCAGGGACAGACATGTTTGCAGCTCCTGAGAAAAACACAAGTAAGCAAGACAATGTGAGAGGAAGCAACATCCAACAGTAGCGTAACCTTAACTGAAGCACTTGATTAAATACGTGACTAATCTATATGGCGTctagatgattttttttcatctttgaatGATGAAATGTTCTCTAACAGCTTTACATGTTTCCTGTCCTAACATCTGACTGCTGAACAGGTTTGTTAATTCACATAGCTAATACAGTCTAAATTAAAACACCACAAGCTTGTAGCAAATCCACCTTCAACGAAGGTACAATGTTCACTTTGGAGGATGTAGTTTGAATTGTATTGCAATATCATGTAAGGTGTTTCTAATACTCAGTCCACCCAGTTGATTTAAATAAGGATAGACTTAACTGGCCTGGTTTAAATTCTGTGAGgcaataactgattttttttttctttgttaatggTGTGACTGCAACTTTGTGACCATACTAAAAatatgtgaaacacaaacagctgttcATATTCCATCATAGCTTTTACCAagctttgttcattttcaagCGACCAAGTATGGAGGCAGACAATGGGCAAGGTTAGTGAAAATCAAATTCAAGTTTCATCACTATTGAACTCTCAATGTTGAAATTGAAATACCATAAAATTTATTGCACTTAAATACGATAATTTGAAAACCATGTGAAAATATGTCCTCTGAACTCCCCTCTTCAGTCAATTCTAAGCTGTGTAATTTCAAAAACCtcaaaaacaatatttggaCATCCAAGAACACAAAGGATGAGGAGCAACCCAACTTGAGCGTTAAACACTCAGTGGTTTAGATCAATTAAACTCAACAAAGACAACCATACTGAGAAGGTTTTTCACAAACCACAAAGGTTTTGTATGCACAGCTTACCTCTGTAGTGTGATGAAGGCATCATATGACGCTGCTCCTGAGAAGTGGAAGGGGAATGGTTGCGAGCATTTCCAGAAACACCAGCAAATTCCACATTTGCCCCCTCAGAAGTAGCTTGAGACATACCTACACATTGCTGTCCACATGACAGCAGGCTAATGGGCAGATCTTGAGGGCTGTTTGGTAAACCTTGATTGGTTAATGGAAGCTGAAATGACGCTTTGAGATGGTTGTGGC harbors:
- the LOC124057408 gene encoding uncharacterized protein LOC124057408, with amino-acid sequence MMDNLAAKKSHTHCQSWADQNGWSATSTQGSLFNPLPSSQHLSLGFSGQEHSYNHLQASSQSCMIDISTLSSTHHPALCKDSLSNSDSSSTSLFANTAVPSSSHGISFVQRRPHTSSVLFSANQGRSIPPPPPPQTNQAPQPRGPRQLPLLSGHNHLKASFQLPLTNQGLPNSPQDLPISLLSCGQQCVGMSQATSEGANVEFAGVSGNARNHSPSTSQEQRHMMPSSHYRGAANMSVPDAVAHPNKESSQEGNTPPANGERRRSVLLHQRAQLLQQLAELDKCLESVPPDDSGEGQPPHTALQCPPSMDDSSQCEQNKTSSTQQVQPSVGKSKSQLLLSVDHSSPVSCEKPNETCDTPDNPEAESEKNENVSDQSEGDNDPDYFPNCHSDFDESDRGDGSSDESSGSSASTPTDRRPSLSGKNVVLEAKSNHPPNQEQPTTHTQEVHMKSSETLVLPCSSSQAQRVYDRRNYCLFCSKPVSKMARHLERIHSDKTEVAVVFQYPKKSRERQKIWNRLINQGNFAHNKDVLKTGKGQLAVRKRPKHTREARDFLHCLYCRGFYTKKALYRHMKLCPEKVKNGNEPHFRRRLIASQCVLEVSDLGVSDGLKSILSKMMYNDVTQAVMDDQVILQFGELLFNQYGSDVRKHEYLRQNLRQIARLVLEAQKITPFKKLEDFFLPSSFPHVVSAVNVLAGYDPETKRYSNPSLAVKIGYHLQKVCTIVEGNAVKCGDASLAESARQFLSVYQKKWNKLISAGALTTLRETKLNKSKKVPFAQDVKRLSLHMESVHHLAEKQLRDSHSKENYVALVRVVLARTVIFNKRRTTEVSSLQLKDFLSRKKSNVHADVGLHLSDLERTMCGFFPRVDIRGKCGRMVPVVLKPSFISAMELFVQVREKCGVPSENPFLFGRPHALSAYNASECIQKYVRGCGAKDPEALTSAKIREHYATMLQIMSLDEDEANQILGPNNQVRALRQNSMQLDDTETDFDDRLEPVRRQQDGSWTHNKHPGTKSVKSDRKGSQKISKHKWEEAEVQAVERHMMRFIQGHKVPQKNDCIQCLEAEPEALRARSWKGVKDYVRNRITSEKNVKKSGAKDLEAQTSTKIRKHYTTLQLMDLDKNDDDQTLGPNNQAQIWQQNGSMQLDDVEMESDERGPEAASWDSNGRHGANCEPGAFFHEQKHGARTHANKTVPQKSVKSSEKAIQNNSKHKWEEAEVQAVERHMMRFIQGHKVPQKNDCIQCLEAEPEALRARSWKGVKDYVRNRITTLKRQGGSSQTTSTNHNWSGQVEEQHFQQSCWTD